A region from the Desulfocurvibacter africanus subsp. africanus DSM 2603 genome encodes:
- a CDS encoding outer membrane protein, protein MKRYVLLVTSMALCFALHESALAETQQLGFYASVKAGAGVAQADDLDLEVMDTSNTVDVDDESDVVPVVGLALGWDFYKSSELPVRVELEYTHMNDADFSWQGDVTVLGFTTNERFEAEVSADVLMLNGYYDFRNRSRFTPFVQAGLGLAILKTDVKRITDGFDAGTEKDTNVNFTADIGAGVGFALTEQLTLDASYRFAYLGPAGVDVEIAFYKVEADVWRHDMLLGLRYAF, encoded by the coding sequence ATGAAACGATATGTGCTGCTGGTCACATCTATGGCCTTGTGCTTTGCTTTGCATGAATCAGCCCTGGCCGAAACACAACAGCTGGGCTTCTATGCCTCGGTAAAGGCCGGTGCGGGCGTCGCGCAGGCGGACGATCTGGATCTCGAAGTTATGGATACCAGTAATACTGTAGATGTCGATGATGAATCTGACGTGGTTCCTGTCGTGGGTCTGGCTTTGGGATGGGACTTCTACAAGTCGTCTGAACTTCCGGTGCGTGTGGAGCTGGAGTACACGCACATGAACGACGCCGACTTCTCATGGCAGGGCGACGTTACCGTGCTCGGGTTTACCACCAACGAGAGGTTTGAGGCCGAGGTGAGCGCGGACGTACTCATGCTCAACGGCTATTACGACTTCCGCAATCGGTCCAGGTTCACGCCCTTCGTACAGGCCGGACTCGGGCTGGCCATCCTAAAGACGGACGTCAAAAGGATCACAGACGGCTTTGATGCAGGTACCGAAAAGGACACGAACGTCAACTTCACGGCCGACATAGGCGCGGGCGTGGGCTTCGCCCTGACGGAGCAGCTGACCCTGGATGCGTCCTACCGCTTCGCCTACCTCGGCCCTGCAGGCGTGGATGTTGAAATAGCTTTTTACAAGGTTGAAGCCGACGTCTGGCGCCACGACATGCTGCTTGGACTCAGATATGCGTTCTAG
- a CDS encoding CopG family ribbon-helix-helix protein: MPTVTTRLDNETQAKLEALAKATDRSRSWLVADAIRRYVEEESWQVAAIEEGVRQADAGDFASDEEVKQAFAKWDVNAG; encoded by the coding sequence ATGCCCACAGTGACGACCAGGCTGGATAACGAAACCCAAGCCAAGCTCGAGGCCTTGGCCAAGGCTACGGACCGCTCCCGCTCGTGGCTGGTGGCCGACGCGATCCGGCGCTATGTCGAGGAGGAAAGCTGGCAGGTTGCCGCCATAGAAGAAGGAGTCCGGCAGGCCGATGCCGGGGATTTCGCTTCGGACGAAGAGGTGAAGCAGGCCTTTGCCAAGTGGGACGTGAATGCCGGCTAG
- a CDS encoding LysE family translocator, with amino-acid sequence MESILALAGILLAVLLAAMSPGPSFLAVARISISESRANGIAAAVGMGLGAVTLAILALLGLTALFKSVPWLYVALKLAGGTYLVYIGISIWRGAKKPLCLQPTGAANNRSWWSALRTALCIQLSNPKAAVFYGSIFATLLPKHPSLTVTLMLPLLVLLIEISWYFVVALLLSASGPRCAYLRAKLWIDRLAGGVMGLLGVKLIASTDGLA; translated from the coding sequence GTGGAAAGCATCCTTGCCTTGGCAGGCATTCTGTTGGCCGTGCTGCTTGCAGCCATGAGCCCAGGACCTAGCTTCCTGGCCGTGGCGCGCATCTCGATCTCCGAGTCGCGCGCAAATGGCATCGCCGCCGCAGTCGGCATGGGCCTTGGCGCCGTCACCTTGGCCATACTGGCCCTGCTCGGCCTGACCGCCCTGTTCAAGAGCGTTCCCTGGCTGTACGTGGCCCTGAAGCTCGCCGGCGGAACCTACCTGGTCTACATCGGCATCTCGATCTGGCGCGGGGCCAAAAAGCCCCTGTGCCTGCAGCCCACGGGAGCCGCCAATAACAGATCATGGTGGAGCGCCCTGCGCACGGCCCTGTGCATACAGCTCAGCAATCCCAAGGCGGCAGTGTTCTACGGCAGCATCTTCGCCACCCTGCTGCCCAAGCATCCGTCCCTCACGGTCACGCTCATGCTGCCGCTGCTCGTCCTGCTGATCGAAATCAGCTGGTACTTCGTGGTGGCCCTGCTCTTGTCCGCAAGCGGCCCGCGCTGCGCCTACCTGCGCGCAAAGCTCTGGATCGACCGCCTGGCCGGCGGAGTCATGGGGCTGCTGGGCGTGAAGCTCATCGCTTCGACGGATGGGCTGGCGTAG
- a CDS encoding PDDEXK nuclease domain-containing protein, producing the protein MSELKKNNPGPDYAHLLAEVKERVRSAQYAALKAVNTELVGLYWDIGRMIVERQRDAEHGTAIAEQLSNDLRTEFPGISGFSRRNVFYMREFYLLYRDDKRVQPLVAQIGWTHNLVIFQRCKDPLEREFYIRMTRKFGWSKNVLIHQIDNQSYEKSLLGQTNFDQALTPELRAQAKLAVKDEYTFDFLELGEEHGERELEQALIARIEGFLRAMGGMFAFMGSQYRLEVDGEEFFIDLLLFHRRLRCLVAIELKIGKFRPEFVGKMQFYLTALDRQVRQEDENSSIGIILCKEKSRTIVEYALHDARKPIGVATYEITKTLPKELKGQLPQPEEIAALLEGIED; encoded by the coding sequence ATGAGCGAATTGAAAAAAAACAATCCCGGCCCGGATTACGCGCACCTTCTCGCCGAGGTGAAAGAACGCGTCCGTTCGGCGCAGTACGCGGCGCTGAAAGCGGTCAATACCGAGCTGGTCGGGTTGTACTGGGATATCGGGCGCATGATCGTGGAACGGCAGAGGGATGCCGAACATGGCACAGCCATCGCCGAACAGTTGTCCAATGACCTGCGGACGGAGTTTCCGGGAATCAGCGGTTTTTCCCGGCGCAATGTCTTCTACATGCGGGAGTTTTACCTTCTTTACCGCGACGACAAGCGAGTGCAACCACTGGTTGCACAAATCGGATGGACTCATAACCTGGTGATTTTCCAGCGCTGCAAGGACCCCCTGGAACGTGAATTCTACATCCGCATGACCCGCAAATTCGGCTGGTCCAAGAATGTCCTTATTCACCAGATCGACAACCAGAGCTACGAAAAATCCCTGCTCGGCCAGACCAATTTCGACCAGGCGCTGACGCCCGAGCTGCGCGCCCAGGCCAAGCTGGCGGTGAAGGACGAGTACACTTTCGATTTCCTGGAACTGGGCGAGGAGCACGGCGAACGGGAGCTGGAGCAGGCGCTCATCGCCCGGATCGAAGGCTTCCTGCGGGCCATGGGAGGCATGTTCGCCTTCATGGGCAGTCAGTACCGGCTGGAGGTCGATGGCGAAGAGTTCTTTATCGACCTGCTGCTGTTTCATCGGCGGTTGCGCTGCCTGGTGGCCATCGAGCTGAAAATAGGCAAATTCAGGCCGGAGTTCGTCGGAAAGATGCAGTTTTACCTGACCGCGCTGGACCGGCAGGTCCGGCAGGAGGACGAGAACTCCTCCATCGGCATCATTCTCTGCAAGGAAAAGAGCCGCACCATTGTTGAATATGCCCTGCACGATGCCCGCAAGCCCATCGGCGTGGCGACTTATGAAATCACCAAGACGCTGCCCAAGGAACTGAAAGGACAACTGCCCCAGCCGGAAGAGATCGCAGCCTTGCTGGAGGGGATTGAAGACTGA
- a CDS encoding virulence RhuM family protein, whose product MTESTPVPNGEFLLYETEDGKARVECRFEDDTLWLTQALMAELFQVKVPTINEHLKTLYSDEELRPEATIRKFLIVRQEGSRQVTRNLDHYSLEAILAVGYRVRSLRGTQFRRWATERLKEYLVKGFTLDDERLKNPPRPGSGVPDYFDELLERIRDIRASERRMYLRVKEIFALAGDYVPSSAETEVFFRTIQNKLHHAATGRTAAELIVERAAHAQPNMGLTTWKGSRVCKADVTVAKNYLHEDEISELNRIVVMWLDFAEGQAKRRKQVFLKDWEIKLDEFLKFNEYDVLRNAGKISKEEADFHAHHEYEQFAARRRAQLEAQGEEDSLKMLEEVAKRLPVTKSK is encoded by the coding sequence ATGACCGAAAGCACCCCTGTTCCAAACGGCGAGTTCCTGCTCTACGAGACCGAGGACGGCAAGGCCCGCGTGGAGTGCCGGTTCGAGGATGACACGCTGTGGTTGACCCAAGCCCTGATGGCGGAACTCTTTCAGGTCAAGGTGCCCACCATCAATGAGCATCTGAAAACTCTTTATTCGGACGAGGAGTTGCGTCCCGAGGCAACTATTAGGAAATTCCTAATAGTTCGACAGGAGGGCAGTCGTCAGGTCACCCGCAACCTTGATCACTATAGCCTGGAAGCTATCCTTGCCGTTGGCTACCGCGTGCGTTCCCTTCGCGGAACCCAGTTCCGCCGCTGGGCCACCGAGCGATTGAAAGAGTATCTGGTCAAAGGCTTCACCCTCGATGACGAGCGCCTGAAGAATCCCCCGAGGCCCGGCTCCGGCGTGCCGGACTACTTCGATGAGCTGCTCGAGCGCATCCGCGACATTCGCGCCAGCGAGCGTCGCATGTATCTGCGGGTGAAGGAAATCTTTGCTCTGGCCGGCGACTACGTGCCCTCGAGCGCGGAAACGGAGGTTTTCTTCAGGACTATCCAGAACAAGTTGCATCACGCCGCGACAGGCCGGACCGCCGCGGAGCTGATTGTCGAGCGCGCCGCCCACGCGCAACCCAACATGGGCCTGACCACCTGGAAGGGCAGCAGGGTCTGCAAGGCCGACGTCACCGTGGCCAAGAACTACCTGCACGAAGACGAAATCTCCGAGCTGAACCGCATCGTGGTCATGTGGCTGGACTTTGCCGAGGGCCAGGCAAAGCGCCGCAAGCAGGTCTTCCTGAAGGACTGGGAAATCAAGCTCGATGAGTTCCTGAAGTTCAACGAATACGACGTGCTGCGCAATGCCGGGAAGATCAGCAAGGAGGAGGCGGATTTCCACGCGCATCACGAGTACGAGCAGTTCGCTGCCCGCCGCCGGGCGCAGCTTGAAGCCCAGGGCGAAGAGGATTCCCTGAAGATGCTCGAGGAGGTTGCGAAGCGGCTGCCGGTAACAAAGAGCAAATGA
- a CDS encoding type II toxin-antitoxin system RelE/ParE family toxin — protein MPARPVRWLRQALRDMDEIATFIAMDDPRTARDVAGRIWGAAGTLGQSPERGRIGRVPGTRELVLPSLPYFLAYRVREGEVQILRVIHQRRQRE, from the coding sequence ATGCCGGCTAGGCCGGTGCGCTGGCTGCGTCAGGCCTTGCGCGACATGGACGAAATTGCCACCTTCATCGCCATGGATGATCCGCGCACGGCCCGTGATGTGGCCGGCCGCATCTGGGGGGCGGCCGGAACGCTTGGCCAATCGCCGGAACGGGGGAGGATCGGGCGAGTGCCCGGAACCAGGGAACTGGTCCTGCCCAGCTTGCCGTATTTTCTGGCCTACCGCGTGCGAGAGGGCGAGGTGCAGATCCTGCGTGTCATCCATCAGCGTCGGCAGCGGGAATAA
- a CDS encoding restriction endonuclease produces the protein MPIPDFQTIMLPLLELASDGKVRSMAEHREALAERFNLTPAEREELLPSGTQQVFNNRVAWASVYLQRAGLLTRPRRGHYQITERGREALRTKPQRINIEFLQQYPEFNAFREKTTDKKPVEETRTGETPEETLETAFQQMRGGLALEILEQVKSCTPQFFERLVVELLVGMGYGGTMHDAGMAVGKSGDEGIDGIIKEDRLGLDLIYLQAKRWEGTVGRPEVQKFVGALHGKHARKGVFITTGTFAQGAVEYAAGIDSKVVLIDGKRLAELMIEFNVGVSTRATYQVKRIDGDYFNGE, from the coding sequence TTGCCGATCCCAGACTTCCAAACCATCATGCTGCCACTGCTCGAACTGGCCAGTGACGGCAAGGTTCGCTCCATGGCTGAGCACCGCGAAGCCCTTGCCGAGCGTTTCAACCTCACGCCAGCAGAGCGCGAGGAACTCCTGCCCAGCGGGACACAACAGGTCTTTAACAACCGCGTGGCCTGGGCCAGTGTCTACCTGCAGCGGGCCGGGCTGCTTACACGGCCCCGGAGGGGCCACTACCAGATCACCGAGCGCGGCCGGGAAGCCCTCCGGACCAAGCCCCAGCGCATCAACATAGAGTTTCTCCAGCAATACCCGGAATTCAATGCCTTCCGCGAGAAAACCACGGACAAGAAGCCAGTGGAGGAAACCCGGACAGGCGAAACCCCGGAAGAGACCCTGGAGACTGCCTTTCAGCAGATGCGGGGCGGGTTGGCCCTGGAGATTCTTGAGCAGGTCAAATCATGCACGCCGCAGTTCTTCGAGCGACTGGTGGTCGAGCTGCTGGTCGGCATGGGCTACGGCGGCACCATGCATGATGCGGGCATGGCCGTGGGCAAAAGCGGTGACGAGGGCATCGACGGCATCATCAAGGAGGACCGGCTCGGCCTGGACCTGATCTACCTGCAGGCCAAACGCTGGGAGGGCACCGTGGGCAGGCCGGAGGTCCAGAAGTTCGTCGGCGCCCTGCACGGCAAGCATGCCCGCAAGGGCGTGTTCATCACCACAGGCACGTTTGCCCAAGGTGCTGTCGAGTATGCCGCCGGCATCGATTCCAAGGTGGTGCTCATCGATGGCAAGCGCCTTGCGGAGCTGATGATCGAGTTCAATGTGGGCGTGTCGACACGGGCCACGTATCAGGTGAAGCGGATTGACGGGGATTATTTTAATGGGGAGTAG